The Leadbettera azotonutricia ZAS-9 genome has a window encoding:
- a CDS encoding RnfABCDGE type electron transport complex subunit B, with translation MNIVLITAIFAALLAFILGVALGFFKKVFAISEDPLKLQVREALPGANCGACGFPGCDGYAAAIASKTAGINSCSVGGKAVAEKLSALLGVEANMIPMVTVLACQGTKEKAKLKGEYVGAKSCRAAKVAAGGSKICPWGCIGFGDCVKVCKFGALSIGEDGLPKIDYSKCTHCKRCIAECPQWLLRGVPSSGKGAMTLCSNHTLAKGAVIKACKAGCIKCELCVKNCPEQCIVMQNGIPVVDYTRCTSCGTCVAKCPTKAIKLIEKDIIVTA, from the coding sequence ATGAACATAGTACTTATAACCGCTATTTTTGCGGCTCTCCTTGCTTTTATACTCGGCGTAGCTTTGGGCTTCTTCAAGAAGGTCTTCGCGATCTCCGAAGATCCCCTCAAGCTTCAGGTGCGTGAAGCGCTTCCTGGCGCCAACTGCGGGGCCTGCGGCTTCCCCGGCTGCGATGGCTACGCAGCGGCAATAGCATCCAAAACAGCGGGCATCAACAGCTGTTCAGTGGGCGGCAAGGCAGTAGCAGAAAAACTGTCGGCTCTTTTGGGGGTTGAGGCCAACATGATCCCCATGGTAACGGTCCTTGCCTGCCAGGGAACAAAAGAGAAAGCCAAGCTCAAGGGTGAATATGTAGGCGCAAAAAGCTGCAGGGCCGCTAAAGTAGCAGCAGGAGGCAGCAAGATATGTCCCTGGGGCTGCATAGGCTTCGGCGATTGCGTAAAAGTTTGCAAATTCGGCGCCCTCAGCATAGGTGAAGACGGGCTTCCCAAGATCGATTACAGCAAATGCACCCATTGCAAGCGCTGTATTGCCGAGTGCCCCCAGTGGCTGCTCCGGGGCGTCCCCTCCAGCGGCAAGGGCGCCATGACCCTTTGTTCCAACCATACCCTTGCCAAAGGCGCGGTCATCAAGGCCTGCAAGGCAGGGTGCATCAAATGCGAACTCTGCGTCAAGAATTGTCCCGAGCAGTGCATTGTCATGCAGAACGGAATTCCTGTTGTTGATTATACCCGCTGCACAAGCTGCGGTACCTGTGTTGCAAAATGCCCAACCAAGGCGATTAAGCTTATCGAAAAAGATATTATAGTAACAGCTTGA
- a CDS encoding electron transport complex protein RnfA gives MNLFSIFIKAFLIDNIVFMSFLALCPFIGMSTDEDKSIGMGLAVTFVTVLATCVTWPIYRFILEPLGLKFLETLAFILVIAALVQLVEFYLKKSAPGLYNSMGIYLALITTNCAILYVTLANISKDFTFVESLVYAVGVALGFLLALLLLSGIRRRIRTSPIPAFLKGTPILFVCACLISMAFMGFSGLVK, from the coding sequence ATGAACCTCTTCAGCATTTTTATCAAGGCCTTTCTCATCGACAATATTGTTTTTATGAGCTTTCTTGCCCTCTGTCCTTTTATCGGAATGAGTACCGATGAAGATAAATCAATAGGAATGGGTCTTGCAGTTACCTTTGTTACGGTTCTTGCGACCTGCGTTACCTGGCCTATTTATCGTTTCATCCTTGAACCCCTGGGCCTCAAATTTTTGGAGACTCTGGCTTTTATTCTGGTTATAGCCGCATTGGTGCAGCTTGTGGAGTTCTACCTTAAAAAGAGCGCGCCGGGCCTTTACAATTCCATGGGCATATACCTGGCCCTCATCACCACTAACTGCGCCATACTCTATGTAACTCTGGCCAATATCTCCAAAGATTTTACGTTTGTTGAATCTCTGGTATATGCAGTCGGTGTTGCCCTTGGTTTTCTCCTGGCCCTGCTCCTCCTTTCAGGAATACGGCGGCGTATCAGAACCAGTCCCATTCCGGCATTTTTAAAAGGTACGCCCATACTGTTTGTTTGCGCATGCCTCATTTCCATGGCCTTTATGGGCTTCAGCGGTTTGGTAAAATAA
- the rsxE gene encoding electron transport complex subunit RsxE, with protein MKFWKIFTNGLVNENPLLVLMIGLCSSLAVTTNVANGIGMGLSMTFVLMMSELFISLFRKLIPSSVRIPIFIIIIAAFTTIIDYVLQAYFPDLSASMGLFIPLIVVNCIIMGRVEAFASQQPIIDVIPDGLGMGLGYTWVLVAISLVREILGNGSILGYNVLGSGYTPILFFALPPGGFLVFGLFMSFGLFLRSRISSNTVDQNKAGCH; from the coding sequence ATGAAATTCTGGAAGATATTTACCAACGGCCTTGTAAACGAGAATCCCCTTTTGGTTCTCATGATTGGCCTCTGTTCTTCCCTGGCAGTTACCACCAATGTTGCCAACGGTATCGGCATGGGGCTTTCCATGACCTTTGTCCTGATGATGTCTGAACTGTTTATTTCCCTTTTCAGGAAATTGATTCCTTCGTCGGTGCGTATCCCGATTTTCATCATTATAATCGCAGCTTTTACCACGATCATTGATTATGTGCTTCAGGCGTATTTTCCCGATCTGTCGGCGAGTATGGGGCTTTTTATCCCCCTTATCGTGGTAAACTGCATTATCATGGGGCGTGTCGAGGCATTTGCCTCCCAGCAGCCCATTATTGACGTTATTCCCGATGGTCTGGGCATGGGTCTTGGCTACACCTGGGTGCTGGTGGCAATCTCGCTGGTCCGCGAAATTTTGGGCAACGGTTCCATACTGGGCTACAATGTGCTGGGCTCGGGCTATACGCCCATACTTTTCTTTGCTCTGCCTCCCGGCGGATTTCTTGTTTTCGGCCTTTTTATGAGCTTTGGTCTTTTCCTTAGATCGAGAATTAGCAGTAATACTGTTGATCAGAATAAAGCGGGGTGCCACTGA
- a CDS encoding RnfABCDGE type electron transport complex subunit G, with the protein MKDILKLALTLMVFATVACVGLAFVYAGTEAQIRANQTAQLNIALKAVFGENSEFEEITNIPGSGDSAVAFTSAYRARKGNTVAGIALIAQDNGFSDVIQALVGIGSDGEITGVRILKDTDTPGLGANAASPGYFVDKPANQKTFYGQFTGMAADGGIKVTKDGGAVEAITAATITSRAVSLLVNVAGETGRKWLEAEGALK; encoded by the coding sequence GTGAAAGACATATTAAAGCTGGCCCTGACCCTCATGGTTTTTGCCACTGTTGCCTGCGTCGGCCTTGCTTTTGTATATGCAGGAACCGAAGCGCAGATCAGAGCGAACCAGACTGCCCAGCTCAATATTGCCCTAAAAGCTGTTTTTGGCGAAAACTCTGAGTTTGAAGAAATCACGAATATTCCAGGGAGCGGTGATAGCGCTGTTGCTTTTACTTCGGCTTATAGAGCCAGGAAGGGGAATACTGTTGCCGGCATAGCCCTTATTGCTCAGGACAATGGTTTTAGCGATGTCATTCAGGCCCTTGTAGGCATAGGTTCCGACGGGGAAATCACGGGTGTGAGGATACTCAAAGATACGGACACTCCGGGGCTTGGCGCCAATGCTGCTTCTCCGGGGTATTTTGTGGACAAGCCCGCGAACCAAAAGACCTTTTATGGGCAGTTCACGGGCATGGCTGCTGACGGCGGCATCAAGGTCACGAAAGATGGAGGCGCAGTGGAAGCCATAACCGCCGCAACCATTACAAGCAGGGCTGTTTCCCTCCTGGTGAATGTGGCGGGGGAAACAGGCAGGAAGTGGCTTGAGGCCGAGGGGGCTTTAAAATGA
- a CDS encoding RnfABCDGE type electron transport complex subunit D: MSDTKAEAPLLLLSSSPHIASPVGGRVIMAWVLAAIAPAAIFGVALFGIPALLNIVVSIAAAEFAEFAFRKITKQELRNGDLSAAVTGLLLALIIPPGLPLWMTALGSIFAIVVAKEFFGGLGANVFNPALIGRAFLLMSFPAAATTWQNPSFFGAVDAVGAATPLRIIKSGGSLSVLGDSYGAIVKTLFLGTHAGSIGESSIVLILLGFAVLLLKKIIDWRAPVVMTATVFAFSFLLGRDPLAAILSGGVVFGAVFMATDYVSAPVTATGKLIFGFGAGLITVLIRQWGNYPEGVSYGILIMNAATPFLNRLIQKKYGWVQPRKPAAADAAKAGAK, from the coding sequence ATGTCCGATACCAAGGCTGAAGCGCCTCTTCTGCTTCTATCTTCAAGCCCCCACATTGCTTCGCCTGTCGGCGGCCGTGTCATCATGGCCTGGGTTTTGGCGGCAATTGCCCCTGCGGCGATCTTCGGGGTTGCGCTTTTTGGCATCCCGGCCCTGTTGAACATAGTGGTTTCCATAGCGGCCGCAGAGTTCGCTGAATTTGCCTTCCGCAAGATAACCAAACAGGAACTGCGCAACGGGGATCTTTCTGCCGCGGTAACGGGATTGCTGCTGGCCCTGATAATTCCGCCGGGCCTTCCCCTGTGGATGACCGCCCTGGGGTCAATTTTCGCCATTGTCGTAGCCAAGGAATTTTTCGGCGGCCTTGGGGCGAATGTGTTTAACCCGGCCCTGATTGGCAGGGCCTTCCTCCTTATGAGCTTTCCTGCTGCCGCCACTACTTGGCAGAACCCCTCTTTTTTTGGGGCAGTGGATGCGGTGGGCGCTGCAACACCCTTGAGGATCATCAAGTCAGGGGGGAGCCTTTCCGTCCTGGGGGATAGTTACGGCGCTATTGTAAAAACCCTCTTTCTCGGAACCCATGCGGGCAGCATCGGTGAATCCTCGATAGTACTAATACTGTTAGGTTTCGCAGTATTGCTGTTAAAAAAGATAATCGACTGGCGGGCTCCTGTTGTTATGACAGCGACAGTGTTTGCGTTTTCGTTTCTGTTGGGAAGAGACCCCTTGGCAGCAATACTGAGCGGCGGCGTTGTTTTCGGCGCAGTCTTTATGGCGACCGATTATGTATCCGCGCCGGTTACCGCCACAGGCAAGCTTATTTTCGGGTTTGGCGCGGGCCTCATCACGGTGCTGATACGCCAGTGGGGCAATTACCCCGAGGGGGTCAGCTACGGAATACTCATTATGAATGCCGCTACCCCGTTCCTTAACAGGCTGATTCAGAAGAAGTACGGCTGGGTTCAGCCCAGGAAGCCGGCTGCCGCCGATGCGGCAAAGGCAGGCGCCAAGTGA
- the rsxC gene encoding electron transport complex subunit RsxC codes for MAVSTFKRGLRLNTRKHATEGFPVELAPLPKQVVIPINQHFGAPNKSLVNVGDKVKRGQRIAEGAAPGPMTVPVHASISGIVKKIENRLQSNNTEGPCIIIEAEEGVSDETDFMPPLDPFACTKEEALQRIRDAGITGMGGAGFPTHVKLSPPPNKPIDVIIADGAECEPYLTTDEALMTEKPDLLIKGLAIVMKLTGVGKAIIGMEDNKAKLIPMLEQELRLGGYGGDISLGLCRTLYPQGSEKLLIKALMGREVPSGGLPMDAGCIVSNVGSLVAIAEAFTLGKPLIDRDLTVSGGACKLPKNIRAPIGTILTDLPPQFMDIDYSKLRKVLFGGPMMGTAVPTLNIPIQKNTSGIILMTEEETWLDAEGPCLRCGRCIRNCSCKLSPVIMNNAIEAGDLDEAVKVGLMDCFECGACTYVCPARIKLTQRFRVGKQRLRLKVQAAQAAQTKAQTAAAPAAPASNAKS; via the coding sequence ATGGCGGTAAGTACATTTAAACGGGGATTGAGGCTCAATACCCGGAAGCATGCCACTGAGGGCTTTCCGGTAGAACTGGCGCCCCTGCCCAAACAAGTGGTGATTCCCATCAATCAGCATTTTGGCGCCCCCAACAAAAGCCTTGTAAACGTGGGCGACAAAGTGAAGCGGGGCCAGCGTATAGCCGAAGGCGCCGCCCCGGGCCCCATGACTGTGCCGGTTCATGCGTCCATCAGCGGCATAGTCAAAAAGATTGAAAACCGGCTCCAGTCCAATAATACCGAGGGGCCCTGCATCATAATCGAAGCAGAGGAGGGGGTTTCGGATGAAACTGATTTTATGCCCCCTCTGGACCCCTTTGCCTGTACAAAGGAAGAAGCTCTTCAGCGCATACGGGACGCGGGGATTACGGGCATGGGCGGCGCAGGATTCCCCACCCATGTCAAGCTTTCGCCTCCCCCAAACAAGCCCATCGATGTGATTATTGCCGACGGCGCCGAGTGCGAACCTTACCTCACCACCGACGAAGCCTTGATGACCGAGAAGCCCGACCTTTTGATAAAGGGCCTCGCCATCGTGATGAAGTTGACCGGCGTGGGCAAAGCCATTATTGGCATGGAAGACAACAAGGCCAAGCTTATCCCCATGCTGGAACAGGAACTGAGGCTTGGCGGATACGGCGGGGACATTTCCCTGGGCCTTTGCAGGACTCTCTATCCCCAGGGCAGTGAAAAGCTCCTTATTAAAGCCCTCATGGGCAGGGAAGTGCCTTCGGGCGGCCTCCCCATGGATGCCGGCTGCATCGTTTCCAATGTAGGCTCCCTCGTGGCCATCGCCGAGGCCTTTACCCTTGGGAAGCCCCTTATCGACCGGGATCTCACCGTGTCGGGCGGGGCATGCAAGCTGCCCAAAAACATCCGGGCGCCCATTGGCACTATACTGACCGACCTTCCGCCCCAATTTATGGATATTGATTATTCAAAATTGAGGAAAGTCCTCTTTGGCGGCCCCATGATGGGCACTGCGGTTCCTACTCTCAACATACCCATTCAGAAGAACACCAGCGGTATCATCCTCATGACCGAAGAAGAAACCTGGCTGGATGCCGAGGGGCCTTGTCTGCGCTGCGGGCGCTGCATACGCAACTGTTCCTGCAAGCTGAGCCCGGTGATCATGAACAATGCCATCGAGGCCGGAGACCTGGACGAAGCGGTTAAGGTGGGCCTCATGGATTGTTTTGAATGCGGGGCCTGCACCTATGTGTGCCCTGCCAGGATCAAGCTGACCCAGCGTTTCCGTGTGGGCAAGCAGAGGCTTCGCCTTAAGGTACAGGCTGCCCAGGCGGCTCAGACCAAGGCCCAGACTGCTGCGGCGCCGGCCGCCCCGGCTTCAAACGCAAAATCCTAA
- a CDS encoding PD-(D/E)XK nuclease family protein, whose product MNIIVETIKREIANQEVRFVFPSGLAADLWARRTCTLGLARSIAGNRFLAWDYFKEEVIREEVKDKSPASQVVRKLFAELLVKKNAEATILENADKIRQNVDSAGRPRRGASGFPLLAVIPPEHAKGGSVFTASIAQALPSLAYWENLKSNTRRENDDEDKDYEIIKKEYKEFLDHYKFFEPSWEKAKIKTGKIRYIIFFPELIEDFQEYAELLKPPLATKILLDSLEPARPELLLYKSVREEIRSAVLEIRRLHQEQKIPYEKIAISLPGLEDMEPCLIRELSLFHIPYIRRAGKKLGENSIGRLFSRINDCAANSFSFNSLKALILSDLPWKNPESNDALINFGIVNNCVSPYSQGKDLIDVWESAFKDAYKDEEKKLASYYWDLKRKINDLAGSKTLKDIRKYYFAFRRLLDMDKISDADNAVLGRCIEELNSLIELEDKLGDAILQSPLNFYISLLGEKSYVPAGQKPGVNIFPWRVAAASPFQYHFVLNASQNDSMVLYQSLKFLGQDKRKLLNLEDHDATPAFFLLCNAGRISASTQTFSGWTIPHSFFAGGKGLTVKPPATPDDPYRHERQWWAGDRAGKDFAKEIFALQKEGFDHWSRILALRGGKSFSFFISPLIENGIPRELLDKRIWRQDEKSSDPLLIATPTKDLNDFFKCPVLWLYKRIFGVEEFYLEAKLLDDESLGILYHNILKELFEKIKKEDHSFKAARLKEYKKWVIDIAKTCIKKDRTFKGPLALPLLTSQAAGISNKINVLLEAEANYFNNYAVAELEVPLELRKNNVLIKGTLDRVSLHPDGYPVIIDYKTGEAPKQTEKKNIEKQPLKDFQMPLYIKLYEELLKADETKKGKKVEGAFYFSINKHSATPVIGNLPRKKTNSTREDYEPFLKAADGNLEIFYQAVANCRFIPREINFKDCGSCKYKTACRSVYFLNPGELPARKNGEEEEP is encoded by the coding sequence ATGAATATAATAGTAGAAACTATTAAAAGGGAAATCGCCAACCAGGAAGTCCGCTTCGTGTTTCCTTCGGGACTCGCTGCGGATCTCTGGGCACGCAGGACCTGTACCCTGGGTCTGGCCCGCTCTATAGCGGGGAACCGTTTCCTGGCCTGGGACTATTTCAAGGAAGAAGTGATACGGGAGGAAGTGAAAGACAAATCCCCGGCCTCCCAGGTTGTGCGGAAACTTTTTGCAGAGCTCCTGGTGAAAAAAAACGCAGAGGCCACAATTTTAGAAAATGCTGACAAAATAAGGCAGAATGTTGATTCCGCCGGAAGGCCCAGGCGCGGAGCTTCGGGGTTCCCCCTGCTTGCGGTGATCCCACCTGAACATGCCAAGGGAGGGAGCGTCTTTACCGCTTCCATAGCCCAGGCCCTCCCCTCCCTCGCGTACTGGGAAAATTTAAAAAGCAATACCCGCAGGGAAAATGATGACGAGGACAAGGATTATGAAATCATTAAAAAAGAATACAAAGAATTTTTGGATCATTACAAATTTTTTGAACCCTCCTGGGAAAAAGCAAAGATCAAAACCGGGAAAATCCGGTACATCATTTTTTTTCCTGAACTCATCGAAGACTTTCAGGAATATGCAGAATTGCTAAAGCCGCCTCTGGCGACCAAAATACTTCTGGACAGTCTGGAGCCTGCAAGGCCCGAACTTCTGCTGTATAAATCGGTAAGGGAAGAAATACGCAGCGCTGTCTTGGAAATACGCCGCCTCCATCAAGAGCAAAAAATCCCTTATGAAAAAATAGCCATAAGCCTGCCGGGGCTTGAAGATATGGAGCCCTGCTTGATCCGTGAATTATCGCTTTTCCATATTCCATATATCAGACGGGCAGGGAAAAAACTGGGGGAAAACAGCATAGGCAGGCTTTTTTCACGCATCAATGACTGCGCTGCCAACAGTTTTTCGTTTAACAGCCTTAAAGCCCTGATCTTAAGCGACCTGCCCTGGAAAAACCCTGAAAGCAATGACGCCCTCATTAATTTTGGCATTGTGAATAACTGTGTTTCCCCTTATTCCCAGGGAAAGGATCTTATAGATGTCTGGGAAAGCGCTTTCAAAGATGCCTATAAAGACGAAGAAAAAAAATTGGCTTCCTATTATTGGGATTTAAAAAGAAAGATAAACGATCTTGCAGGATCAAAAACGCTAAAAGACATACGGAAATACTATTTTGCCTTCCGCCGGCTTCTGGACATGGATAAAATTTCGGATGCAGACAATGCAGTATTGGGCCGCTGTATTGAGGAGCTCAATTCCCTTATCGAACTTGAAGACAAGCTTGGAGATGCGATTCTCCAGTCGCCCTTGAATTTTTACATTTCCCTGCTTGGAGAAAAATCCTATGTGCCTGCAGGGCAAAAGCCCGGGGTGAACATCTTCCCCTGGAGGGTTGCCGCCGCCTCTCCGTTCCAATATCATTTTGTGCTTAATGCATCGCAGAACGATTCCATGGTGCTTTACCAGTCCCTGAAATTCCTGGGCCAGGACAAGCGCAAATTGCTTAATCTTGAAGACCATGATGCCACCCCTGCATTTTTCCTGCTCTGCAATGCCGGCAGAATCAGCGCGTCAACCCAGACCTTTTCAGGCTGGACTATACCGCACAGCTTTTTTGCCGGAGGAAAAGGCCTGACTGTAAAGCCCCCAGCCACCCCTGATGATCCCTACCGCCATGAACGGCAATGGTGGGCAGGGGACAGGGCGGGAAAAGATTTTGCCAAAGAAATTTTTGCCCTGCAGAAAGAAGGCTTTGATCATTGGAGCAGGATCCTTGCCCTGCGCGGCGGCAAAAGTTTTTCATTTTTCATCAGCCCGTTAATAGAAAACGGAATTCCCCGGGAATTGCTTGACAAGAGAATCTGGAGACAGGACGAAAAAAGCAGCGATCCCCTCCTGATTGCAACGCCCACAAAAGATCTCAACGACTTTTTTAAATGCCCTGTGCTCTGGCTTTACAAACGGATATTCGGCGTAGAAGAATTCTACCTCGAAGCCAAGCTGCTGGACGATGAATCATTAGGCATATTATATCATAATATACTAAAAGAGCTTTTTGAAAAAATCAAAAAGGAAGATCATTCTTTTAAGGCAGCCAGGCTGAAGGAATATAAAAAGTGGGTTATAGATATCGCTAAAACCTGCATAAAAAAAGACAGGACATTCAAAGGCCCTCTTGCCCTCCCCCTTCTTACTTCACAGGCAGCGGGAATCTCAAATAAGATAAATGTTCTGCTGGAAGCGGAGGCAAATTACTTTAACAATTATGCCGTGGCGGAACTTGAAGTGCCTCTGGAATTGCGTAAAAACAATGTGCTTATCAAAGGAACACTCGACAGGGTTTCCCTGCATCCTGACGGCTATCCTGTAATCATTGATTATAAAACCGGCGAGGCCCCAAAACAAACCGAAAAGAAGAATATTGAAAAACAGCCCCTTAAGGATTTCCAGATGCCCCTTTATATCAAGCTTTATGAGGAGCTGCTCAAAGCCGATGAAACAAAAAAGGGCAAAAAGGTTGAAGGCGCTTTTTATTTCAGCATAAACAAGCACAGCGCCACCCCGGTAATCGGGAATCTGCCGAGAAAAAAAACAAACTCTACCCGTGAGGATTACGAGCCCTTCCTTAAAGCCGCAGACGGCAACCTTGAAATTTTTTATCAGGCTGTAGCAAACTGCCGTTTTATCCCCAGGGAAATCAATTTTAAGGACTGCGGTTCCTGCAAATATAAAACAGCATGCCGTTCAGTGTATTTCCTGAACCCCGGCGAACTTCCGGCAAGAAAGAACGGGGAAGAGGAGGAACCATGA